Part of the Labilibaculum antarcticum genome, TCCGGAGCTACATATAAAAGTTTAGTTGTACCTTCCAGAACATCTTCTTTCACTTTTAAAGTAGCTGATTTGGACAGAGACGAATTCAAAAAATGAGCTACACCATCATCCTCACAAAAATTCCTCATTGCATCTACCTGATTCTTCATCAGAGCGATCAATGGGGATATTACAATTGCTGTACCCCCCAGCATTAGTGAAGGCAATTGATAACACAACGACTTTCCTCCACCTGTGGGCATTAACACAAACGTGTCGTTACCACTTAAAATATTTTGAATTACTGGTTCTTGATTTCCCTTAAAATTCTCGAATCCAAAATACTTCTTTAAATTAGTTGATAATTCAAAGTTCTTTCCCATGTCTTTAATTGATATGCTTTTCCCCAAAAATATATGCGGTTTGCTAAATTAACATTTTACCTAACAACCTAAAAATTTTTAAATGGCAATTTTCACATCACCATTCATTCCCGTATTACAAATTTCTATACTTTTGTACTTTAAATTTAGTTAAACACTTGTACATTTCAAAACGAAATCAGCATTTAACAGATTTTAACTGAATAGTACAGATTCATTTATCTGAGTTTAACTAGCTTTGCTCATTCAATAAAAAACACAAGATTTGAAGCCTACATACGATATTAAACAAATTGCAATAAATACGATTTCTGAAGAGGAAAAAACCATTGGTCAGCTAAAAAACTATATTGATGGAGATTTCGTTAATGCCGTTGAACTAATCCTAAAAAGCAAAGGAAGAGTTATAATTACAGGGATTGGCAAGAGTGCAAACATTGCAAATAAAATAGTAGCAACATTAAACTCAACAGGCACACCTGCTTTATTCATGCATGCTGCTGATGCTATTCATGGGGATTTAGGGATGATTCTACCAGATGACATCATCATCTGCATATCAAAAAGCGGAAGCACTCCTGAAATCAAAGTTTTAGTACCACTCATCAAAAACATGGGGAATACCCTAATTGCAATGGTGTCGGGATTGGATTCTTTCCTTGCAAAAGAAGCCGACTATGTTTTGAAAGCTGTTGTTGAAAAAGAAGCCGACCCAAATAATCTGGCACCAACAAATTCAACAACTGCACAATTAGTCCTTGGCGATGCTTTGGCTGTTTCATTATTAGAATGCAGACAATTTACCAGTCAGGATTTTGCGAAATATCACCCGGGTGGAGCACTTGGCAAAAAACTATATTTAAGAGTAAATGACCTTTACGGAAAGGAGCTCCCTCCAAAAGTATCCGAAGAAGAAAGTATTCGTCCAATCATTCTTGAAATATCTTCTAAAAGAATGGGAGCTACTGCTGTAGTAAATAAAGATGATGAACTTGTTGGAATAATCACAGATGGTGACCTTCGTAGAATGCTGGAACAAAATGAGGATGTGAGTAAATTAATTGCTCGTGACATTATGTCTTTAAAGCCAAAGACAATCGATCCTGACTCACTTGCCATTAATGCATTTCATCTAATGGAAGACAACAACATCACTCAGCTTGCTGTTATTCAAAACAAAAAATATGTGGGTATGATTCATCTACATGACATCTTAAAAGAAGGAATTGTCTAACTTGGCAAAATTAGAAAATTATAACTATGTCAGATTCAGATAAAGAAGCAACGAAAGAAGAAAACCAAATGAGTTTTCTGGAACATTTAGAAGAACTAAGATGGCATTTAATGCGATCCGTTATTGCTGTAATGGTTTTTGCTATAGGTGCTTTTATCTTTTATGATTTTATTTTCAATGTTCTAATTCTGGCACCTAAAAACCCCGAATTCTTCACCAATAAAATGTTTTTCATCTTATCTGAATACACAGGAGTTGAGTCTCTGAAAATTAACAGACATCCATTTCAGATTATAAATATTAACATGGCCGGGCAATTTGCAACACACATTAGTGTTTCATTAGTAATTGGAATAATTGCCAGCTTCCCATATATCTTTTATGAATTCTGGAGTTTTTTAAAACCAGCATTGTACGATAACGAAAAGAAACACGCAAGAGGATCAATTTTTTACACCTCATTTTTGTTTGCACTTGGAATTCTATTTGGCTACTATATAATAACCCCACTATCCGTTCATTTCTTGGGATCTTACAGTGTAAGCGATCAGGTTTTGAATCAAATTAACCTAACATCCTACATTTCATCTATCACTTCAATTGTTTTGGCAGGAGGAGTCATTTTTGAGCTACCAGTTCTTATTTTCTTTTTAAGCAAAATAGGATTGGTTTCCCCTGAGTTTTTAAAAAAACACAGGAAACATTCAGTGGTTTTAATTCTTATTCTTTCTGCAATAATCACCCCACCTGATATTTTCAGTCAGGTATTGGTTTGTCTACCACTGCTGTTGCTTTACGAAATTGGAATTAAAATCTCAAAGCGAGTTCAAAAAAACCAACTGGCTAATTTGGAGTAAACAATTACGCAGTTTATTTTTATTATCACTCAGCTCAAGTTCTGATCAATTAATCCGAGCTATCACGATTGTATACTTATGATACCGAATTTAAAAAAGGGATATTTATTGCTTGCCATTCTTGTGTTTTCAGGTTTTGGTTACTCTAGCTTGGCACAAGTTACCAAGATAAGAGGCAGGATAACTGATTCGGAAACGAAAGAACCCCTGCCATTTGTAAATATTGCCTTTAAAGGAACCACAATAGGAACAACATCAGATTTTGATGGTCAGTATTTTTTAGAAACCAGGACTCCATCAGATTCACTACACATCTCTTTTGTTGGATATAAGGAGCAAGCATTTATCATTCAAAAAGAAAGCTTTCAAACCTTAAATGTGGAATTAAAACCTGAAGCTTTTGACTTGGAAGAAATTATTGTTACTCCTGGTGAAAATCCAGCTCACATCCTTCTTCGAAAAATTATCGCTAAAAAGGAGGACAACAATCCATCTCGTTTTGATTCGTACCAATATGAATCTTACACAAAAATGGAAATGGATTTGAACAACATCAAAGATGATTTTAAAAATAAAAAAATCATGCGTCCATTTCAATTCGTCTTTAACTACATGGACACTTCGGTGATAACCGGAAAAGCTTACCTTCCTGTTTTCATCACAGAATCCCTTTCTGATTACTATTTTCAGAAAAAGCCAAAAATGGAAAGGGAAGTAATAAAAGCCTCCCAAATGTCGGGGATAAAAGACAATGCAAGCTTGGCACAGTTTACAGGAAAACTTCATCAAAACGTGAATATTTACGACAATTTTATTGATCTTTTCAATATGGGTTTTGTAAGTCCTATTGCAGATGGAGGCCTTCGATATTACAAGTACTACCTAACCGACAGTGCATACAGGGATGGTAATTGGTGCTATCATATGTCATATAAGCCGAAAAGAAAACAGGAACCAACTTTCGTTGGCGATTTTTGGGTGGCCGATACGACTTTTGCCATTCAGAACATGCAAATGCGTATTGCAAAAGACGTTAATTTAAACTGGGTAAAAGATTTGGTTAGCAATAACGAATATCAAAAGCTAAACGATAGCACCTGGTTCTTAAAAAAACAAAACCTTTTTGTTGATTTCATGATCAGCGAAAAAGATTCGACCAAACAAATGGGCTTTTTTGGAAGAAAAACGATTTCTTACAAAAATGTAATACTAAACCAACCTTTAAAAGAAGAAGTTATTAAGCTTGACAATAATGTTATTGTTGAAGAAACGGCCCTCACACAATCTAAAACCTATTGGGATAACGCACGTCCCTTTACATTATCAGAACGGGAATCAAACATATACTCTATGGTTGACTCCATCCAAAACGTGCCCTTATACAGAAATATAATTGATGTCATCCAAACATTTGTCACAGGCTATTACGTGAAAGGAAAATTTGAATACGGGCCCTATTACAAACTTTATAGCTTTAACGAAATTGAGGGAAACAGATTCATGTTTGGAGGAAGAACTTCAAACGAATTCAGCACCAAGATAATGTTTAACGGGCATTTAGCTTACGGTGATAAAGACAATAAGCTCAAATATGGATTGGGCTTTCTTTACATGATTAATAAGCTACCGAGAGAAACTTTCGGAGTGCAATACAAGCATGACATCCAACAATTAGGAAAAAGTCCAAATGCATTTACCGAAGGGAATATTCTATCCTCTCTTTTAAAACGAAACCCAAACAATAAGTTGACCATGGTAAATCAACTAGAAACTCATTACGAAAAAGAATGGTCTCAAGGATTTTCCAACACTCTGAAATTTCGATATCGTGATATTACTCCAACCGAATATGTTCCATTTAAAGCTCCTGATGTAAGCGAAGGCATACCTGTTTCAGGAATAACATCTTCCGAAATTGAGCTAAGGACAAGATTCACAAGAAACGAAAGGGTAATAATGGGTGAATTTGAAAGAGTCCATCTGGGTGGACCATTCCCTATATTCAACCTTTATCTTACCATGGGCATGAAAAATGTATTCGGTTCTAATCATGAATATCAAAAAATAGATTTAAGCATCGAACACACAGTTGAACTACCTCCTTTGGGTAATTTATACTTTCTGCTTAGTGCGGGAAAATTATTTGGCAAAGTTCCATATCCTCTTCTTCATCTGCACGAGGGAAATGAAACCTATGCTTTCGACCCTTACGCATTTAACATGATGAACTATTACGAATTCACAAGCGATCAGTACGTTAGTTTATTTGTTGAGCATCATTTTAACGGGCTCATTCTTAATAGAATTCCATTATTCAGAAAATTAAACTGGAGAACCGTTGTTTCCGGGAAAGGATTAATTGGAAGTTTAAGCGACAAAAACAATGGTTCTTTGCCTAACACACAAGCAAAAATGATTTTCCCTGATGGACTATCAGATGTGAGTAAACCATATTTTGAAGCAAGTGTAGGAATTGAAAACATATTTAAATTTATTCGAATTGATGCCATGTGGCGATTGAACCATTTGGAGGATAATCCATATCAGGATTTTGAAAATTTCGGAATACGAGCCATGTTCCAATTTACTTTTTAATAATCAGATCAAATTACACATCCATAGTGAACTTCTGTGCAGAGTTTAATTCTCACAGATCTTTTCTATATTTGCATCATTCCGATCGTTAAACATATTGAATCACGATGATTTTAAGAGCTGAAAATTTAATAAAAAGATACAAAACCCGAACTGTAGTTAAAGGTGTTTCTGTTGAAGTTAGACAAGGTGAAATTGTAGGTTTACTTGGACCAAACGGTGCAGGAAAAACGACTTCATTTTACATGATTGTTGGATTGATTCAGCCAAACGGAGGGAAAATCTTTTTAGATGATAGAGAAATTACACATGAGCCGGTTTACAAAAGAGCCCAATTAGGAGTTGGCTACCTGGCTCAGGAAGCCTCCGTTTTCAGGAAACTTAGTGTAGAAGATAATATCAAGGCTATTCTTGAAATGTCTGACTTCTCAAAAGAATACCAAAAAGAACGATTGGAAGAAATGTTGAATGAATTTAGCTTACAGAAAATCCGAAAAAGCCTTGGGATACAACTATCTGGTG contains:
- the lptB gene encoding LPS export ABC transporter ATP-binding protein, with amino-acid sequence MILRAENLIKRYKTRTVVKGVSVEVRQGEIVGLLGPNGAGKTTSFYMIVGLIQPNGGKIFLDDREITHEPVYKRAQLGVGYLAQEASVFRKLSVEDNIKAILEMSDFSKEYQKERLEEMLNEFSLQKIRKSLGIQLSGGERRRTEIARALSIKPKFILLDEPFAGVDPIAVEDIQNIVRHLKDKNIGILITDHNVQETLSITERAYLLFEGNILKSGTAQELAADEDVRRVYLGKNFELRKPVK
- a CDS encoding DUF5686 and carboxypeptidase-like regulatory domain-containing protein; its protein translation is MIPNLKKGYLLLAILVFSGFGYSSLAQVTKIRGRITDSETKEPLPFVNIAFKGTTIGTTSDFDGQYFLETRTPSDSLHISFVGYKEQAFIIQKESFQTLNVELKPEAFDLEEIIVTPGENPAHILLRKIIAKKEDNNPSRFDSYQYESYTKMEMDLNNIKDDFKNKKIMRPFQFVFNYMDTSVITGKAYLPVFITESLSDYYFQKKPKMEREVIKASQMSGIKDNASLAQFTGKLHQNVNIYDNFIDLFNMGFVSPIADGGLRYYKYYLTDSAYRDGNWCYHMSYKPKRKQEPTFVGDFWVADTTFAIQNMQMRIAKDVNLNWVKDLVSNNEYQKLNDSTWFLKKQNLFVDFMISEKDSTKQMGFFGRKTISYKNVILNQPLKEEVIKLDNNVIVEETALTQSKTYWDNARPFTLSERESNIYSMVDSIQNVPLYRNIIDVIQTFVTGYYVKGKFEYGPYYKLYSFNEIEGNRFMFGGRTSNEFSTKIMFNGHLAYGDKDNKLKYGLGFLYMINKLPRETFGVQYKHDIQQLGKSPNAFTEGNILSSLLKRNPNNKLTMVNQLETHYEKEWSQGFSNTLKFRYRDITPTEYVPFKAPDVSEGIPVSGITSSEIELRTRFTRNERVIMGEFERVHLGGPFPIFNLYLTMGMKNVFGSNHEYQKIDLSIEHTVELPPLGNLYFLLSAGKLFGKVPYPLLHLHEGNETYAFDPYAFNMMNYYEFTSDQYVSLFVEHHFNGLILNRIPLFRKLNWRTVVSGKGLIGSLSDKNNGSLPNTQAKMIFPDGLSDVSKPYFEASVGIENIFKFIRIDAMWRLNHLEDNPYQDFENFGIRAMFQFTF
- the tatC gene encoding twin-arginine translocase subunit TatC: MSDSDKEATKEENQMSFLEHLEELRWHLMRSVIAVMVFAIGAFIFYDFIFNVLILAPKNPEFFTNKMFFILSEYTGVESLKINRHPFQIININMAGQFATHISVSLVIGIIASFPYIFYEFWSFLKPALYDNEKKHARGSIFYTSFLFALGILFGYYIITPLSVHFLGSYSVSDQVLNQINLTSYISSITSIVLAGGVIFELPVLIFFLSKIGLVSPEFLKKHRKHSVVLILILSAIITPPDIFSQVLVCLPLLLLYEIGIKISKRVQKNQLANLE
- a CDS encoding KpsF/GutQ family sugar-phosphate isomerase gives rise to the protein MKPTYDIKQIAINTISEEEKTIGQLKNYIDGDFVNAVELILKSKGRVIITGIGKSANIANKIVATLNSTGTPALFMHAADAIHGDLGMILPDDIIICISKSGSTPEIKVLVPLIKNMGNTLIAMVSGLDSFLAKEADYVLKAVVEKEADPNNLAPTNSTTAQLVLGDALAVSLLECRQFTSQDFAKYHPGGALGKKLYLRVNDLYGKELPPKVSEEESIRPIILEISSKRMGATAVVNKDDELVGIITDGDLRRMLEQNEDVSKLIARDIMSLKPKTIDPDSLAINAFHLMEDNNITQLAVIQNKKYVGMIHLHDILKEGIV